One region of Dissulfurirhabdus thermomarina genomic DNA includes:
- a CDS encoding methyl-accepting chemotaxis protein, with amino-acid sequence MHLFGKINTHSMAFRLLVPIFVFFVGGTLACLALHFYIVGKGNWASVHIQASALLDSVKAALQYPMAQGDEDGIDAALRSLADVADVWMVNEAGVVTYATHPADKGRNVWRMPDFAEWREGAETLRSTGGDMAVRLVDLGDGKGMILGLHRLDNGSACHQCHEKSKPILGALVIRSDLSAVLGVQHRGAVLMLALVLGALALALPLLWLVIRHEALVPLHRLVDNMRGLSTGEADLTRDLDVPAVNCSEKLGCGQRECPVYGREGHCWYEAGSFAPEIHCPRIKSGKLASCEHCEIFRRAVGNELTATAAFVNAFMHRIAHIIRQIRGEGDQVKAEAGALLSTSEQMASMATEAQAQAAEVHRVAESTSEHVTGVAAAMEEMTATVAEIAKHTGEARDVAQEANAQATGAQKVIASLAESSTKIGEVSQLIGSIAEQTNLLALNATIEAARAGEAGKGFAVVADEVKELAKQTSNSVTEIDEIVQGLQQEAREATEAVSRIVSVMERVLELSNSIAAAVEEQTATTSEVSSSAQQVSEEVQEMAQVSEGITEASTRNAEGAEAVRAAASKLETLSAQLQDLLAVFKTD; translated from the coding sequence ATGCACCTCTTCGGCAAGATCAACACCCACAGCATGGCCTTCCGGCTGCTCGTCCCCATCTTCGTCTTCTTCGTGGGCGGCACCCTGGCCTGCCTCGCCCTCCACTTCTACATCGTCGGGAAGGGCAACTGGGCCAGTGTCCACATCCAGGCCAGCGCCCTGCTCGACAGCGTGAAGGCGGCCCTGCAGTATCCCATGGCCCAAGGAGACGAGGACGGCATCGACGCCGCCCTTCGCAGCCTGGCCGATGTGGCCGACGTCTGGATGGTGAACGAGGCCGGCGTGGTCACCTATGCCACCCACCCGGCGGACAAGGGGCGGAACGTCTGGCGGATGCCGGACTTCGCTGAATGGCGGGAAGGGGCGGAGACCCTGCGCTCCACGGGCGGGGACATGGCGGTCCGGCTGGTGGACCTGGGCGATGGCAAGGGGATGATCCTCGGCCTCCACCGGCTCGACAACGGCTCCGCCTGCCACCAGTGCCACGAAAAGTCCAAGCCCATCCTCGGCGCCCTGGTGATCCGGAGCGACCTCTCGGCGGTCCTCGGCGTCCAGCACCGGGGGGCCGTCCTCATGCTGGCCCTGGTGCTCGGGGCCTTAGCCCTCGCCCTGCCCCTCCTCTGGCTCGTGATCCGGCACGAGGCCCTCGTCCCCCTCCACCGCCTCGTGGACAACATGCGGGGGCTGTCCACCGGCGAAGCCGATCTCACCCGGGACCTCGACGTCCCCGCGGTGAACTGCTCCGAGAAGCTGGGCTGCGGCCAACGGGAGTGCCCCGTCTACGGCCGGGAGGGCCACTGCTGGTACGAGGCGGGCAGCTTCGCCCCCGAGATCCACTGCCCACGCATCAAGTCCGGCAAGCTCGCCAGTTGCGAGCACTGCGAGATCTTCCGCCGCGCCGTGGGGAACGAGCTCACCGCCACCGCCGCCTTCGTCAACGCCTTCATGCACCGCATCGCCCACATCATCCGCCAGATCCGGGGCGAGGGAGACCAGGTGAAGGCCGAGGCCGGGGCGCTCCTTTCGACCTCGGAGCAGATGGCCTCCATGGCCACCGAGGCCCAGGCCCAGGCCGCGGAGGTCCACCGCGTGGCCGAGAGCACCAGCGAGCACGTCACCGGGGTGGCCGCCGCCATGGAGGAGATGACCGCCACCGTGGCCGAGATCGCCAAGCACACCGGGGAGGCCCGGGACGTGGCCCAGGAGGCGAACGCCCAGGCCACCGGCGCCCAGAAAGTCATCGCGAGTCTCGCCGAGTCTTCCACCAAGATCGGCGAGGTGAGCCAGCTCATCGGCTCCATCGCCGAGCAGACCAACCTCCTCGCCCTGAACGCCACCATCGAGGCCGCCCGGGCCGGCGAGGCCGGCAAGGGCTTCGCCGTGGTGGCCGACGAGGTGAAGGAACTCGCCAAGCAGACCAGCAACTCGGTGACGGAGATCGACGAGATCGTCCAGGGCCTCCAGCAGGAGGCCCGGGAGGCCACCGAGGCCGTCTCCCGCATCGTCTCGGTGATGGAGCGGGTGCTGGAGCTCAGCAACAGCATCGCCGCGGCCGTGGAGGAGCAGACCGCCACCACCAGCGAGGTGAGTTCCAGCGCCCAGCAGGTGAGCGAAGAGGTCCAGGAGATGGCCCAGGTGAGCGAGGGCATCACCGAGGCCAGCACCCGGAACGCCGAGGGCGCCGAGGCGGTCCGCGCCGCCGCCTCCAAGCTGGAGACGCTCTCCGCACAGCTCCAGGATCTCCTCGCCGTCTTCAAGACCGACTGA
- a CDS encoding response regulator, with amino-acid sequence MAQELGILVMDDAEDVTFMLRQALSGPGRRVDTARDGREGLRLAGERVYDLFVVDLVMPRMNGYEVCRALREIPRYRRTPILVLTGRDDPGDRDLVHALGVEKFLTKPVAVAELKETVDRILCDRMLQELDDEMETD; translated from the coding sequence ATGGCACAGGAACTCGGCATCTTGGTGATGGACGACGCGGAAGACGTGACCTTCATGCTCCGGCAGGCCCTCTCCGGCCCCGGGCGGCGGGTGGACACCGCCCGGGACGGACGGGAGGGGCTTCGCCTGGCCGGGGAGCGGGTGTACGATCTCTTCGTGGTGGACCTCGTCATGCCCCGGATGAACGGCTACGAGGTCTGCCGGGCCCTCCGGGAGATCCCGCGGTACCGGCGGACCCCCATCCTGGTGCTCACCGGGCGCGACGACCCCGGCGACCGCGACCTGGTCCACGCCCTGGGGGTGGAGAAGTTTCTCACCAAGCCCGTGGCGGTGGCCGAGCTCAAGGAGACGGTGGACCGCATCCTCTGCGACCGGATGCTGCAGGAGCTCGACGACGAGATGGAGACGGATTGA